A window of Halobellus sp. LT62 contains these coding sequences:
- the msrA gene encoding peptide-methionine (S)-S-oxide reductase MsrA, with translation MTLETATFGGGCFWCTEAAMKELAGVESVTSGYAGGETADPTYREVCSGSTGHAEVVQVEFDPDEITYADLLEVFFATHDPTQLNRQGPDVGSQYRSIVLYHDDEQHRQAEAYVEALDSEYADEVVTEIEPLERFWPAEEYHQDYFEKNPSDAYCRMHAAPKVEKVREKFEKLVRTTA, from the coding sequence ATGACACTCGAAACGGCCACGTTCGGCGGCGGATGCTTCTGGTGTACCGAGGCGGCGATGAAGGAGCTGGCGGGCGTCGAGTCTGTCACGTCGGGGTACGCGGGGGGCGAGACGGCGGACCCGACGTATCGGGAGGTCTGTTCCGGCTCGACGGGCCACGCGGAGGTCGTGCAGGTCGAGTTCGATCCCGACGAGATCACGTACGCCGACCTGCTGGAGGTGTTCTTCGCGACTCACGACCCCACGCAGCTCAACCGACAGGGCCCGGACGTCGGGTCGCAGTACCGCTCGATCGTCCTCTACCACGACGACGAGCAGCACCGACAGGCCGAAGCCTACGTCGAGGCGCTCGATTCGGAGTACGCCGACGAGGTAGTCACCGAGATCGAACCCCTCGAACGCTTCTGGCCCGCCGAGGAGTACCACCAAGACTACTTCGAGAAGAACCCCTCGGACGCCTACTGCCGGATGCACGCCGCGCCGAAGGTCGAGAAAGTGCGCGAGAAGTTCGAAAAGCTGGTTCGGACGACCGCGTAA